A genomic segment from Bradyrhizobium sp. CB1015 encodes:
- a CDS encoding inner membrane-spanning protein YciB, whose product MKDVFARLASDFLSAIIFLAIYLITDNIVLATSVAIAAAIAQVIYARLKGQALNYMTYASLALVVVLGAITLLTNDPRFMLAKPSIAHFAIGLIMLKRGWMLRYMPPIVAETVPEYVTAAGYAWAALMFVIGAGMIVVASTGDLKLWAFYITVVAGGAKILAFAVQYVVLRLIVTSRRRAAARA is encoded by the coding sequence ATGAAGGACGTATTCGCCCGCCTCGCCTCCGACTTCCTCTCCGCCATCATCTTCCTGGCCATCTACCTCATCACCGACAACATCGTCCTGGCGACATCGGTGGCGATCGCCGCTGCAATCGCGCAGGTGATCTACGCCCGCCTCAAGGGGCAGGCGCTCAACTACATGACCTATGCGAGCCTCGCCCTCGTCGTCGTGCTGGGAGCGATCACGCTCCTGACCAACGATCCGCGCTTCATGCTGGCCAAACCCTCGATCGCGCATTTCGCGATCGGCCTCATCATGCTCAAGCGCGGCTGGATGCTGCGCTACATGCCGCCGATCGTCGCCGAGACCGTTCCGGAATATGTGACGGCTGCCGGCTATGCCTGGGCGGCGCTGATGTTCGTGATCGGCGCCGGGATGATCGTGGTCGCCTCGACCGGCGATCTGAAGCTGTGGGCGTTCTACATCACCGTGGTCGCCGGCGGCGCCAAGATCCTGGCCTTCGCCGTGCAGTATGTGGTGCTGCGGCTCATCGTCACCAGCCGCCGGCGCGCCGCCGCCCGCGCCTGA
- a CDS encoding SH3 domain-containing protein, with protein sequence MRALLFIAAMVLSVATQPARADDSEPAWRASALALVPAGYVAGTAYRTEGSTGYLAVYPATSNDPKTPGSAFAARQALVVTLTADGTRATSAELKPRTEPDPDNDDSDFARLHAELAAKRATLPDGTEPCDLGAWSIDKDPGGLNVRAEPSVKARVLGTLPSPYRLKLGGAENTPEGGWLTEFRIIGFKDGWFLIEDARPPGKDYEDETRYPRSAPKPYAGRGWVASNKVGAAYANGATRMGGLFQAPFIDAKWMPARREHGGALDTDGGPKRIFACSGLWGLVESHDGVRGWWRALCSNQVTNCS encoded by the coding sequence ATGCGTGCGCTCCTATTCATCGCGGCGATGGTCCTGTCTGTCGCAACACAGCCAGCGCGCGCGGATGACAGCGAGCCGGCGTGGCGCGCAAGCGCGCTCGCCCTGGTGCCGGCAGGCTATGTTGCCGGCACTGCCTACCGGACCGAAGGTTCGACCGGCTATCTCGCGGTCTACCCCGCGACATCCAACGATCCCAAGACACCGGGAAGCGCCTTTGCGGCGCGCCAGGCTCTGGTCGTCACGCTGACGGCGGATGGGACTCGTGCGACGTCAGCCGAGCTGAAGCCGCGCACCGAGCCGGATCCTGACAACGACGACAGCGATTTCGCCAGGCTGCACGCCGAGCTGGCCGCCAAGCGCGCGACGCTCCCTGATGGCACCGAGCCCTGCGATCTTGGCGCCTGGTCCATCGACAAGGACCCCGGCGGCCTCAACGTGCGCGCCGAGCCGTCGGTCAAGGCGCGCGTGCTCGGCACCTTGCCGTCGCCCTACCGGCTCAAGCTCGGCGGCGCCGAGAACACGCCCGAGGGCGGCTGGCTGACCGAATTCCGCATCATCGGCTTCAAGGACGGCTGGTTCCTGATCGAAGACGCAAGGCCGCCCGGCAAGGACTACGAGGACGAGACGCGATATCCGCGCAGCGCGCCAAAGCCCTATGCCGGCCGCGGCTGGGTCGCCTCGAACAAGGTCGGCGCAGCCTATGCCAATGGCGCCACGCGCATGGGCGGGCTGTTTCAGGCGCCCTTCATCGATGCCAAATGGATGCCGGCCCGGCGCGAACACGGCGGTGCGCTCGACACCGACGGCGGGCCGAAGCGCATCTTCGCCTGCAGCGGGCTCTGGGGTCTGGTCGAGAGCCACGACGGCGTCCGCGGCTGGTGGCGGGCGCTGTGCTCCAACCAGGTCACGAATTGCAGCTGA
- a CDS encoding DUF3616 domain-containing protein, translating into MPAARGEHLPPKVAPEATTWKPASIFEKDSNDELKKKPRMNLSGAACVPTTPKFTSCLIANDEKKYAQFFSIEGNLLVPKDLIRLSDDDDDPDAEGAAYNEGFFYVTGSHGRSRHSDEKNLSSYTVFRIAVDPNTGAPKTKPNAESVDGVEASSRLRKVLKNDDLVEAYFDETLAKGGINIEGIAVRNHRMYFGLRGPSLKRHAYVVSVDANALFTKHDDLKPDTAALELGKHTGIRDLAVVRDGLLILAGPTREEEVPYTVWLWDGRSGTAARPLATLDLSKVKKGAKAEILLPLEEDATSFRILVMFDGVENGGAISFRIKR; encoded by the coding sequence ATGCCGGCCGCGCGCGGCGAGCATTTGCCGCCGAAGGTTGCTCCGGAGGCAACGACCTGGAAGCCCGCCTCGATCTTTGAAAAAGACAGCAACGACGAGCTCAAGAAAAAGCCGCGCATGAACCTGAGCGGCGCAGCGTGCGTCCCGACCACGCCCAAATTCACGTCATGCCTGATTGCCAATGACGAGAAGAAATATGCGCAGTTCTTCTCGATCGAAGGCAACCTCCTCGTTCCGAAGGATCTCATCCGGCTGTCGGACGATGACGACGACCCCGATGCCGAGGGCGCCGCTTATAACGAGGGCTTCTTCTATGTGACCGGCTCGCATGGCCGAAGCCGACACAGCGACGAGAAAAACCTGTCGAGTTACACCGTGTTTCGGATCGCCGTGGATCCGAACACCGGAGCTCCCAAGACCAAGCCCAACGCCGAAAGCGTGGACGGCGTGGAGGCGAGCTCGCGCCTGCGCAAGGTGCTCAAGAACGACGACCTCGTCGAGGCGTATTTCGACGAGACGCTTGCGAAAGGTGGTATCAACATCGAAGGAATTGCGGTCAGAAACCACCGCATGTATTTCGGACTGCGAGGCCCTTCGCTGAAGCGTCACGCCTACGTCGTCAGCGTCGATGCAAATGCGCTCTTCACCAAGCATGACGATCTCAAACCCGACACCGCCGCGCTCGAACTCGGCAAGCATACCGGAATCCGGGACCTCGCCGTGGTCAGGGACGGCCTGCTGATACTCGCAGGCCCGACGCGCGAGGAAGAGGTTCCCTATACCGTCTGGCTGTGGGACGGGCGCAGCGGGACGGCTGCCAGACCCTTGGCCACGCTTGACCTGAGCAAGGTGAAGAAAGGCGCCAAAGCGGAAATTCTGCTTCCCCTCGAGGAGGACGCCACCAGCTTTCGCATCCTCGTCATGTTCGACGGCGTCGAAAACGGCGGCGCCATATCGTTCAGGATCAAGCGCTGA
- a CDS encoding fumarate hydratase — translation MNAPTAFPDQSKPVPPYKHTPLFPLGKDETPYKKISSEGVRVEKVLGKDMLVVSREALRALSEAAFGDINHYLRPGHLKQLRSILEDSEASPNDKFVALDFLKNANIAAGGVLPMCQDTGTAIIMGKKGCNVITDGDDEAALSEGARDAYLRRNLRYSQVAPLSMFEEKNTANNMPAQCEIYAEGDDAYKFMFMAKGGGSANKSFLFQATPSVLTKDRLLAFLKEKILTLGTAACPPYHLAIVIGGTSAELCMKTVKLASARYLDALPTHGSPDGNAFRDVEMEKEIHKMTQSLGVGAQFGGKYFCHDVRVIRMPRHGASLPIGLGVSCSADRQVLGKITKDGVYLEELEHNPAQYLPQVEQSLGGEVVKIDLNQPMKDILATFSKYPIKTRVSMTGTMIVARDSAHAKLRERLEKGEPLPDYFKNHPVYYAGPAKTPEGYASGAFGPTTAGRMDSFVDQFQAAGGSMVMVAKGNRAPAVREACKKYGGFYLGSIGGAAANLAEHCIKKVEVLEYPELGMEAIWRIEVVDFPAFIIIDDKGNDFFKELNLG, via the coding sequence ATGAACGCTCCGACCGCCTTCCCCGACCAGTCCAAGCCCGTTCCGCCCTACAAGCACACCCCGCTGTTCCCGCTGGGCAAGGACGAGACGCCGTACAAGAAGATTTCGTCCGAGGGCGTCAGGGTCGAGAAGGTGCTCGGCAAGGACATGCTGGTGGTGTCGCGCGAGGCGCTGCGGGCGCTGTCCGAGGCGGCCTTTGGCGACATCAACCATTATCTGCGCCCAGGCCATCTGAAGCAGCTCCGCTCGATCCTGGAGGACAGTGAGGCCAGCCCGAACGACAAGTTCGTCGCGCTGGACTTCCTCAAGAACGCCAATATCGCCGCTGGCGGCGTGCTGCCGATGTGCCAGGACACCGGCACCGCGATCATCATGGGCAAGAAGGGCTGCAACGTCATCACCGACGGCGACGACGAGGCGGCGCTGTCCGAAGGCGCGCGCGATGCTTACCTGCGTCGCAATCTGCGCTATTCGCAGGTCGCGCCGCTCTCGATGTTTGAAGAGAAGAACACCGCCAACAACATGCCGGCGCAGTGCGAGATCTACGCCGAGGGTGATGACGCCTACAAGTTCATGTTCATGGCCAAGGGCGGCGGCTCCGCCAACAAGAGCTTTCTGTTCCAGGCCACGCCCTCGGTGCTGACCAAGGACCGGTTGCTCGCGTTCCTCAAGGAAAAGATCCTCACGCTCGGCACCGCCGCGTGCCCGCCCTATCACCTCGCCATCGTGATCGGCGGCACCTCGGCCGAGCTGTGCATGAAGACCGTGAAGCTCGCCTCCGCCCGCTATCTCGATGCGCTGCCGACGCACGGCTCGCCCGACGGCAACGCCTTCCGCGACGTCGAGATGGAGAAGGAAATCCACAAGATGACGCAGTCGCTCGGCGTCGGCGCGCAGTTCGGCGGCAAGTATTTCTGCCACGACGTGCGCGTGATCCGTATGCCGCGCCACGGCGCCTCGCTCCCGATCGGGCTTGGCGTGTCCTGCTCGGCCGACCGCCAGGTGCTCGGCAAGATCACCAAGGACGGCGTCTATCTCGAGGAGCTCGAGCACAATCCGGCGCAGTACCTGCCGCAGGTCGAGCAGTCGCTCGGCGGCGAGGTCGTCAAGATCGACCTCAACCAGCCGATGAAGGACATCCTGGCGACGTTCTCGAAATATCCGATCAAGACGCGGGTCTCGATGACCGGCACCATGATCGTCGCGCGCGACAGCGCGCATGCCAAGCTGCGCGAGCGGCTGGAGAAGGGCGAGCCGCTGCCGGACTACTTCAAGAACCATCCGGTCTATTACGCCGGTCCCGCCAAGACGCCCGAGGGCTACGCCTCCGGCGCGTTCGGTCCGACCACTGCGGGCCGCATGGATTCCTTCGTCGACCAGTTCCAGGCCGCCGGCGGCTCGATGGTGATGGTGGCCAAGGGCAACCGCGCGCCGGCGGTGCGCGAGGCCTGCAAGAAGTATGGCGGCTTCTATCTCGGCTCGATCGGCGGCGCCGCGGCGAACCTCGCCGAGCACTGCATCAAGAAGGTCGAGGTGCTCGAATATCCCGAGCTCGGCATGGAAGCGATCTGGCGCATCGAAGTCGTCGACTTCCCGGCGTTCATCATCATCGACGACAAGGGCAACGACTTCTTCAAGGAGTTGAATCTGGGCTGA